A window of Microcystis aeruginosa FD4 contains these coding sequences:
- a CDS encoding ISAzo13-like element transposase-related protein has protein sequence MPEKLSGKYGSSITRKCPSKYNPIERCWAVLENYWNGAILDSIDAALNWASNMTWKGIKPLVHLVEGTYEKGVKVLAKN, from the coding sequence TTGCCCGAAAAACTCAGTGGCAAATACGGCTCATCTATTACCCGCAAATGCCCTAGTAAATATAATCCAATTGAAAGGTGTTGGGCCGTCTTAGAGAACTATTGGAATGGGGCAATTTTAGATTCAATTGATGCGGCTCTTAATTGGGCTTCTAACATGACTTGGAAGGGGATAAAACCTCTAGTGCATTTGGTAGAAGGAACTTATGAAAAAGGGGTGAAGGTTTTGGCTAAGAACTAG
- a CDS encoding ISAzo13-like element transposase-related protein, whose product MKKSNQAIYPGLEELVIDLDGGAATRSNRSQFIKRMVDFARKTQWQIRLIYYPQMP is encoded by the coding sequence CTGAAAAAATCAAATCAAGCAATCTATCCAGGGTTAGAAGAATTAGTCATTGATTTAGATGGAGGAGCCGCCACTCGCAGCAACCGCAGCCAATTTATCAAAAGAATGGTAGACTTTGCCCGAAAAACTCAGTGGCAAATACGGCTCATCTATTACCCGCAAATGCCCTAG